One window of the Syngnathus typhle isolate RoL2023-S1 ecotype Sweden linkage group LG21, RoL_Styp_1.0, whole genome shotgun sequence genome contains the following:
- the osbpl8 gene encoding oxysterol-binding protein-related protein 8 isoform X2 yields the protein MTMKSSSESQQETESTLHPAELREPHATSAAAVVSGDDAVYLTPGRMSQRQVKERDKDKDKEAGLQTPSREHLASPSPLSPGISYSHGFERGKEDLLSLPLKEDSLSISKSKSETKLYNGSDKDVSASGGKLTKKESLKVQKKNYREEKKRATKELLSTITDPSVIVMADWLKIRGTLKSWTKLWCVLKPGVLLIYKTHKNGQWVGTVLLNACELIERPSKKDGFCFKLFHPLEQSIWAVKGPKGEAVGSITQPLPSSHLIFRAASESDGRCWMDALELALKCSSLLKRTMIREGKEDISTLASGGEHSLNFYSLLRAHNIHGFQFNDSDHLKDPDLYSDKSDREGEPDHEESDPEGLEKSEESDSDTSERQDDSYVDMDPNEHVRETSYLEQSHEELGEAGEAAQTETVSEENKSLIWTLLKQVRPGMDLSKVVLPTFILEPRSFLDKLSDYYYHADFLSEAAVEENAYNRMKKVVKWYISGFYKKPKGLKKPYNPIIGETYRCMWLHQKTNSKTFYIAEQVSHHPPVSAFYVSNRKDGFCLSGSILAKSKFYGNSLSAILDGEARLTFLNRGEDYVMNMPYAHCKGILYGTMTLELGGQITVACEKTGYSSQLEFKLKPFLGSSDSVNQISGKIKLGKEVLATLEGHWDSEIFINDKKTGTVDTFWNPTPELRQSRLTRCTVPPEEQGEFESERLWQHVTRAVNNKDQTEATNEKFVLEESQRKSARERKAKCEEWNSTLFEQDPVTGEWHYKYADTRPWDPLNDLIQFEKDGCIQTKVRHRTPMVTVPKRKHKSDKLKSPESGCSSPELDRQDSSGSERHKSKHNSRLRKKGADLSELQSAIESIKQTQQDINRSISVLRGRTASRAEGTSFLQQRDYFVIAALIVLQVIINYIFK from the exons ATGACCATGAAGTCTTCTTCCGAGTCCCAACAGGAGACCGAGAGCACTTTG CACCCTGCAGAGTTGAGAGAGCCTCATGCCACCTCTG CAGCGGCCGTAGTGTCCGGTGATGACGCCGTCTATCTGACGCCAGGCAGGATGAGCCAGCGCCAGGTGAAGGAACGGGACAAGGACAAGGACAAGGAGGCGGGCCTCCAAACACCCAGCCGGGAACATCTCGCCTCTCCGTCTCCGCTTAGCCCGGGCATCAGCTACAGCCACG GTTTCGAGAGAGGGAAGGAGGACCTTTTGTCGTTGCCTTTGAAGGAGGACTCGCTTTCCATATCCAAGAGTAAG TCGGAGACCAAGCTGTACAATGGCTCAGACAAGGACGTGTCTGCGTCTGGAGGCAAGCTCACCAAGAAGGAGTCcctcaag GTCCAAAAGAAAAATTACCGGGAAGAGAAGAAAAGGGCAACAAAAGAGCTGCTCAGCACCATCACGGATCCTTCGGTCATTGTCATGGCCGACTGGTTGAAG atCCGGGGAACGCTGAAGAGCTGGACCAAGCTGTGGTGCGTGCTTAAACCGGGCGTCCTGCTCATTTACAAGACCCACAAGAACGGCCAGTGGGTCGGCACGGTGCTGCTCAACGCCTGCGAGCTCATCGAGCGACCCTCCAAGAAGGACGGCTTCTGCTTCAAGCTATTCCACCCCCTCGAGCAGTCCATCTGGGCCGTCAAG GGTCCAAAAGGGGAAGCGGTGGGCTCCATCACTCAGCCTTTACCCAGCAGCCACCTCATCTTCCGTGCGGCTTCTGAGTCCGATG gtcgTTGCTGGATGGACGCCCTGGAACTGGCCCTGAAGTGCTCCAGCCTGCTGAAACGAACCATGATCCGCGAAGGCAAGGAAGATATCAGCACGCTGGCATCTGGAGGAGAACATTCCCTCAACTTCTACAGCCTCCTACGTGCCCACAACATCCATGGATTCCA GTTTAACGACAGCGACCATTTGAAGGACCCGGATCTCTACTCGGACAAGTCCGACCGGGAGGGGGAACCGGACCACGAAGAGTCGGACCCGGAAGGCTTGGAGAAGAGCGAGGAGAGCGACAGCGACACATCGGAGCGACAGGACGACTCGTACGTGGACATGGACCCCAACGAGCACGTGCGGGAAACGTCCTACTTGGAGCAATCTCACGAGGAACTTGGCGAG GCGGGCGAGGCTGCCCAGACGGAGACGGTGTCCGAGGAGAACAAGTCCCTCATTTGGACTCTCCTGAAACAAGTGCGACCGGGAATGGATCTGTCCAAGGTGGTCCTGCCCACGTTCATCCTAGAGCCGAGGTCGTTCCTGGATAAACTCTCCGACTACTACTACCACGCTGACTTCCTGTCCGA GGCTGCGGTGGAGGAGAACGCCTACAACCGGATGAAGAAAGTGGTCAAGTGGTACATCTCCGGGTTCTACAAAAAGCCCAAG GGCTTGAAGAAGCCTTACAACCCCATTATCGGCGAAACCTACCGCTGCATGTGGCTCCACCAAAAGACCAACAGCAAGACCTTCTACATCGCAGAACAG GTATCCCATCATCCTCCTGTGTCAGCTTTTTATGtcagcaacaggaaggatgGATTCTGCCTCAGTGGAAGCATCCTTGCCAAGTCCAAGTTCTACG gaaactCTTTGTCGGCCATATTGGACGGCGAGGCTCGACTCACTTTCCTCAACCGTGGAGAGGACTATGTGATGAACATGCCTTACGCTCACTGTAAAG GCATCCTGTATGGCACCATGACTTTGGAGCTAGGTGGTCAGATCACCGTTGCGTGTGAGAAGACGGGCTACAGTTCGCAGTTGGAGTTCAAACTCAAG CCATTCCTGGGAAGCAGTGACAGTGTCAACCAGATCTCCGGAAAGATCAAACTGGGGAAGGAAGTGCTGGCAACTCTCGAGGGACACTGG GACAGCGAGATCTTCATCAACGACAAGAAGACTGGAACGGTGGACACGTTCTGGAACCCAACACCGGAGCTGAGGCAGAGCCGACTCACACGCTGCACCGTCCCGCCCGAGGAGCAGGGCGAGTTTGAATCGGAGCG ACTTTGGCAGCACGTGACGAGAGCCGTCAACAACAAGGACCAGACGGAGGCCACGAATGAAAAGTTCGTCCTGGAGGAAAGTCAAAGGAAGTCGGCGCGGGAGAGGAAAGCCAAGTGCGAGGAATGGAACTCCACTCTGTTCGAGCAGGACCCCGTCACTGGAGAGTGGCATTATAAATATGCAGA CACGAGGCCATGGGACCCCCTCAACGACCTGATCCAGTTTGAAAAAGACGGTTGTATCCAGACCAAGGTCCGACACCGCACCCCCATG GTAACGGTGCCAAAGAGAAAACACAAGAGCGACAAActcaaaagcccagagagcggCTGTTCTTCACCCGAACTTGACCGCCAGGACTCCTCCGGAAGCGAAC GACACAAGAGCAAACACAACAGCCGTCTGCGTAAAAAAGGTGCTGACCTCAGCGAACTTCAAAGTGCCATTGAATCCATAAAGCAGACACAGCAGGACATCAACAG GAGCATCAGCGTGTTAAGGGGTCGAACGGCAAGCCGGGCGGAGGGAACCTCCTTCTTGCAGCAGCGGGACTATTTTGTCATTGCTGCCCTCATCGTCCTGCAGGTGATCATCAACTACATCTTCAAGTAG
- the osbpl8 gene encoding oxysterol-binding protein-related protein 8 isoform X1, protein MTMKSSSESQQETESTLHPAELREPHATSAAAVVSGDDAVYLTPGRMSQRQVKERDKDKDKEAGLQTPSREHLASPSPLSPGISYSHGFERGKEDLLSLPLKEDSLSISKSKSETKLYNGSDKDVSASGGKLTKKESLKVQKKNYREEKKRATKELLSTITDPSVIVMADWLKIRGTLKSWTKLWCVLKPGVLLIYKTHKNGQWVGTVLLNACELIERPSKKDGFCFKLFHPLEQSIWAVKGPKGEAVGSITQPLPSSHLIFRAASESDGRCWMDALELALKCSSLLKRTMIREGKEDISTLASGGEHSLNFYSLLRAHNIHGFQFNDSDHLKDPDLYSDKSDREGEPDHEESDPEGLEKSEESDSDTSERQDDSYVDMDPNEHVRETSYLEQSHEELGEAGEAAQTETVSEENKSLIWTLLKQVRPGMDLSKVVLPTFILEPRSFLDKLSDYYYHADFLSEAAVEENAYNRMKKVVKWYISGFYKKPKGLKKPYNPIIGETYRCMWLHQKTNSKTFYIAEQVSHHPPVSAFYVSNRKDGFCLSGSILAKSKFYGNSLSAILDGEARLTFLNRGEDYVMNMPYAHCKGILYGTMTLELGGQITVACEKTGYSSQLEFKLKPFLGSSDSVNQISGKIKLGKEVLATLEGHWDSEIFINDKKTGTVDTFWNPTPELRQSRLTRCTVPPEEQGEFESERLWQHVTRAVNNKDQTEATNEKFVLEESQRKSARERKAKCEEWNSTLFEQDPVTGEWHYKYADTRPWDPLNDLIQFEKDGCIQTKVRHRTPMVRSGSLISLSNQGSRRDNFKCQVTVPKRKHKSDKLKSPESGCSSPELDRQDSSGSERHKSKHNSRLRKKGADLSELQSAIESIKQTQQDINRSISVLRGRTASRAEGTSFLQQRDYFVIAALIVLQVIINYIFK, encoded by the exons ATGACCATGAAGTCTTCTTCCGAGTCCCAACAGGAGACCGAGAGCACTTTG CACCCTGCAGAGTTGAGAGAGCCTCATGCCACCTCTG CAGCGGCCGTAGTGTCCGGTGATGACGCCGTCTATCTGACGCCAGGCAGGATGAGCCAGCGCCAGGTGAAGGAACGGGACAAGGACAAGGACAAGGAGGCGGGCCTCCAAACACCCAGCCGGGAACATCTCGCCTCTCCGTCTCCGCTTAGCCCGGGCATCAGCTACAGCCACG GTTTCGAGAGAGGGAAGGAGGACCTTTTGTCGTTGCCTTTGAAGGAGGACTCGCTTTCCATATCCAAGAGTAAG TCGGAGACCAAGCTGTACAATGGCTCAGACAAGGACGTGTCTGCGTCTGGAGGCAAGCTCACCAAGAAGGAGTCcctcaag GTCCAAAAGAAAAATTACCGGGAAGAGAAGAAAAGGGCAACAAAAGAGCTGCTCAGCACCATCACGGATCCTTCGGTCATTGTCATGGCCGACTGGTTGAAG atCCGGGGAACGCTGAAGAGCTGGACCAAGCTGTGGTGCGTGCTTAAACCGGGCGTCCTGCTCATTTACAAGACCCACAAGAACGGCCAGTGGGTCGGCACGGTGCTGCTCAACGCCTGCGAGCTCATCGAGCGACCCTCCAAGAAGGACGGCTTCTGCTTCAAGCTATTCCACCCCCTCGAGCAGTCCATCTGGGCCGTCAAG GGTCCAAAAGGGGAAGCGGTGGGCTCCATCACTCAGCCTTTACCCAGCAGCCACCTCATCTTCCGTGCGGCTTCTGAGTCCGATG gtcgTTGCTGGATGGACGCCCTGGAACTGGCCCTGAAGTGCTCCAGCCTGCTGAAACGAACCATGATCCGCGAAGGCAAGGAAGATATCAGCACGCTGGCATCTGGAGGAGAACATTCCCTCAACTTCTACAGCCTCCTACGTGCCCACAACATCCATGGATTCCA GTTTAACGACAGCGACCATTTGAAGGACCCGGATCTCTACTCGGACAAGTCCGACCGGGAGGGGGAACCGGACCACGAAGAGTCGGACCCGGAAGGCTTGGAGAAGAGCGAGGAGAGCGACAGCGACACATCGGAGCGACAGGACGACTCGTACGTGGACATGGACCCCAACGAGCACGTGCGGGAAACGTCCTACTTGGAGCAATCTCACGAGGAACTTGGCGAG GCGGGCGAGGCTGCCCAGACGGAGACGGTGTCCGAGGAGAACAAGTCCCTCATTTGGACTCTCCTGAAACAAGTGCGACCGGGAATGGATCTGTCCAAGGTGGTCCTGCCCACGTTCATCCTAGAGCCGAGGTCGTTCCTGGATAAACTCTCCGACTACTACTACCACGCTGACTTCCTGTCCGA GGCTGCGGTGGAGGAGAACGCCTACAACCGGATGAAGAAAGTGGTCAAGTGGTACATCTCCGGGTTCTACAAAAAGCCCAAG GGCTTGAAGAAGCCTTACAACCCCATTATCGGCGAAACCTACCGCTGCATGTGGCTCCACCAAAAGACCAACAGCAAGACCTTCTACATCGCAGAACAG GTATCCCATCATCCTCCTGTGTCAGCTTTTTATGtcagcaacaggaaggatgGATTCTGCCTCAGTGGAAGCATCCTTGCCAAGTCCAAGTTCTACG gaaactCTTTGTCGGCCATATTGGACGGCGAGGCTCGACTCACTTTCCTCAACCGTGGAGAGGACTATGTGATGAACATGCCTTACGCTCACTGTAAAG GCATCCTGTATGGCACCATGACTTTGGAGCTAGGTGGTCAGATCACCGTTGCGTGTGAGAAGACGGGCTACAGTTCGCAGTTGGAGTTCAAACTCAAG CCATTCCTGGGAAGCAGTGACAGTGTCAACCAGATCTCCGGAAAGATCAAACTGGGGAAGGAAGTGCTGGCAACTCTCGAGGGACACTGG GACAGCGAGATCTTCATCAACGACAAGAAGACTGGAACGGTGGACACGTTCTGGAACCCAACACCGGAGCTGAGGCAGAGCCGACTCACACGCTGCACCGTCCCGCCCGAGGAGCAGGGCGAGTTTGAATCGGAGCG ACTTTGGCAGCACGTGACGAGAGCCGTCAACAACAAGGACCAGACGGAGGCCACGAATGAAAAGTTCGTCCTGGAGGAAAGTCAAAGGAAGTCGGCGCGGGAGAGGAAAGCCAAGTGCGAGGAATGGAACTCCACTCTGTTCGAGCAGGACCCCGTCACTGGAGAGTGGCATTATAAATATGCAGA CACGAGGCCATGGGACCCCCTCAACGACCTGATCCAGTTTGAAAAAGACGGTTGTATCCAGACCAAGGTCCGACACCGCACCCCCATGGTACGTTCTGGCAGTCTTATTAGTCTGAGTAACCAGGGGTCGCGGAGGGACAATTTCAAGTGCCAG GTAACGGTGCCAAAGAGAAAACACAAGAGCGACAAActcaaaagcccagagagcggCTGTTCTTCACCCGAACTTGACCGCCAGGACTCCTCCGGAAGCGAAC GACACAAGAGCAAACACAACAGCCGTCTGCGTAAAAAAGGTGCTGACCTCAGCGAACTTCAAAGTGCCATTGAATCCATAAAGCAGACACAGCAGGACATCAACAG GAGCATCAGCGTGTTAAGGGGTCGAACGGCAAGCCGGGCGGAGGGAACCTCCTTCTTGCAGCAGCGGGACTATTTTGTCATTGCTGCCCTCATCGTCCTGCAGGTGATCATCAACTACATCTTCAAGTAG